One Gemmatimonadota bacterium genomic region harbors:
- the tsaD gene encoding tRNA (adenosine(37)-N6)-threonylcarbamoyltransferase complex transferase subunit TsaD — MLILGIDTSCDETAAAVVRDETTVLSNVISSQGIHQEYGGVVPELASRAHLTLLLPAIESALQQASCDPDDLDALAVTYGPGLSGCLLIGLSTVKSIALALDKPLVGVNHIEGHVFAGRLADTGLDPPFIALVVSGGHTQLVHVERWGRYRILGNTRDDAAGEAFDKVARLMRIGYPGGPVIDRLSRNGDPGFLDFPRTYLDPQGFEFSFSGLKNAVRMYLSKRSEDEIDRDQTHIAAAFQEAVVDVLVDKSAAAALAVGADTILITGGVACNSRLRERMTEKGAERGIRVIYPPPILCTDNGAMIAAAGAYRFGKGQRDGLSLSVHPRARLCDANANGASA; from the coding sequence GTGCTCATCCTCGGTATCGATACTTCCTGTGACGAAACCGCGGCCGCCGTCGTGCGCGATGAGACGACCGTCCTGTCCAACGTTATCTCCTCGCAGGGCATACACCAGGAATATGGAGGCGTCGTACCCGAACTGGCCTCCCGGGCGCACCTGACCCTGCTGCTGCCCGCCATCGAATCCGCCCTGCAACAGGCTTCCTGCGATCCGGACGACCTGGACGCTCTGGCCGTGACTTATGGCCCCGGCCTCTCGGGATGCCTGCTGATCGGACTGTCTACCGTCAAATCCATTGCGCTGGCCCTCGACAAACCGTTGGTCGGCGTGAACCACATCGAAGGCCACGTGTTCGCCGGCCGCCTGGCGGACACCGGTCTTGACCCGCCTTTCATCGCGCTCGTCGTTTCCGGCGGCCATACCCAGCTTGTGCACGTCGAGCGCTGGGGCCGGTACCGTATTCTGGGCAATACCCGCGATGACGCGGCCGGCGAGGCCTTCGACAAGGTCGCCAGGCTGATGAGGATCGGGTATCCCGGCGGCCCGGTCATCGATCGGCTGTCGCGGAACGGCGATCCCGGGTTCCTGGATTTTCCCCGGACATACCTGGACCCGCAGGGGTTCGAGTTCAGCTTCAGCGGCCTCAAGAACGCGGTGCGCATGTACCTGTCGAAACGATCAGAAGACGAAATAGACCGCGACCAGACGCATATCGCCGCGGCCTTCCAGGAAGCCGTCGTGGACGTCCTGGTCGACAAGTCCGCCGCCGCCGCCCTGGCCGTGGGCGCCGATACCATATTGATCACGGGCGGGGTGGCCTGCAACAGCCGCCTGCGCGAGCGGATGACCGAAAAGGGCGCCGAGCGGGGAATCCGGGTGATCTATCCTCCGCCCATCCTGTGTACGGACAACGGCGCCATGATCGCGGCGGCCGGGGCCTATCGTTTCGGGAAGGGACAACGGGACGGCCTGTCGCTTTCCGTTCATCCACGTGCGCGCCTGTGCGACGCGAACGCGAACGGGGCGTCCGCCTGA